TTCAACTTGATCTCCTCAGTGAGACAATATAATCAACATCAACACCCCAATGCAGGACCACAGCCACATGTTGATCCTTTACAGGCAGCGCAAACTCCTGTTGATGAGATGATGAGACATGCGTAAGTGACATATTTTGCACATAATTGCCATGTGTGCTTGTAGTCAAATGGATTTAGAGAAGGATTGCTGGTTAAactatgattttttattttgcaggTATGTCGATCCTAATGATCCAACGAGGATCTTCTTGCAGCAGCCTACTCCAGAGTCTCAGCTGAGGCGGCGCACATACCAGTCACAGCCCGCAGGACAGTAAATGtagttttaattataaataaacgtACATGTTATAAGAACCTCCAAAAGCGTGCTGTGTAACTGAATTATAGAAGACTGTTTCTACTTGTATATTCACTGAGATGTCTATTTGCTCTTTTATTGTGAAGAAGAATCCGTTGAATCTTTCACTGTGGATGAATTACATTTTGGCCTTGAATATGTGATTCAGAATATGGTGCAAGCCATACATGGCATGGCAAGATTTTATGCGTCACAAGTGTAAAATATACAATTTTCAAAGCCTCAACCGTTCAATTAGGAAGACAGACGCAGGGAGCTCCTTTTGAGCCACAACTGGTAAGCAGTCATGTAGAAAGAGTCATAGCCCTTGGGAGTCTCATGCCAAACAAAATGCCTACGAACTTCACACAAATTATGGTACATGCTCATGTACTTTCGTCTTGTTATCGACAATAATGTCCTCTTCAACAAGGCAACATCGCCATTGTTGACAATAACTGAAAACTTGCTCCAGTCTAATACATTGGCAAATGGAAGCTCGTAGTGGTTGGAAATTATAACAGGAACGCACCCATAATGTACGGCATCGCTCACCCTGGCAGTGTTGACCTCATAGCCTTTAACATGGAGGCAAAACTTGCTCCTCCTAAACCCCTCCTCATAAGGGTAAGATGGTTGCCCTGGGAATATATCCATGTATGTGTCATTGCCCCATAAATCTACCAGCTGCTGCCGGATATTAGAGTTTTGAATTCGCCCCGCAAAGTACACAAGCTTATCCCTGCATCCGGAAAAATATCATACGCtatgttatgttgttaaaCTGTCAATCTAAACAatccaaaaatcaaatatatcaacaaaaatgttGGATTACAAATACAAATCTCAATTGAGGAAAGTGAGTGATTTAAGAGTTACCTGGCATGTGGGGGGTTGAGGGCATGCTGAGGAGGGCGAGGCCAAACTTGGGGCAAGGCAACATCTTTGTGGGTAACGTAGAATCTTTGGAAGTAGCTGGAGGAGCAAGTGAGCTGAATGGCATTGTTGCGCAACCCAACATGTTTGGAGGAGGCCTCTCGACAAACAGAGTGACAGCAGGCATAGAAATGGTCAGAGCCTAGAGAGGCATTCCAGAAGGGAAAATCTTGGCTGATGCTGGTGGTGTATCGGGCAACAAAATCTGCAATGGATGGCTCAGAATGGACACGTGGGTCGTTTCTGAGGAGATTGACTGAGAAGGGTAGGAAGAAGAGATTGGCTTTTTCTGGGTTGGTGGTGATGAGGGAGCTGCTAAGAAGAGACAGCTTGAACATGTGCTCGCTGAAGTAGTTTCCGAGTTTTGGGTCGAATGGGTTTGGGTGGGGAAGGAAAATGGAAGCAGAGgaagcaaaagaagaagaagcataatTGGTGGGATAAACATAAATCTTGAAGCTTTGGATCATGTCTTCAAAGTCAGCAGCAAAGAGCTGCCAGTTGTGGTAAGGACCTGAATCTACAGGAAGAGTGATGTGTGGTGTGGGAGGAGAAGCTGAGAGACGACCCAAATTGGAAGGGCTGCCTTGTTCTTCTGACGAATGGAGGAGAAAGATGGCAAACCATGAAGCTGAAGAGACtgccagcagcagcagcccGGTCAGGAGCAGCCGGCGTTTGAGTTTAGGCATTTTGTTCAGAAATAAGCACGCAGGCTTCATCTTTGGTTCTTGTCTGTCGATCCAGACTTGCTAGAGACGCTCGCCGACGGGTCACAAACCGACGATAAATAATGCAAAggatgataaaaaaaaataacataaaatccacctaaaattacaaaacaggccatttatttgtttttaattgacACCTTCAAAGATTTGGTTTACACATGAATTTATTAACTTAAATATGAATCTCTAATTAACTGAAATCTACAATATTGAAATCCTAATAAATACATTTCTATATGAAATTATTCAaccattttttggtatttcgTTGAGCAACCCGAAGTTGGCATACAATATAGAGGAAAGAAAGCAAATTTTGATACACGAAAGTAAGAATATATTCCAATAAGAATTTTATGGTGAGATGATTAAGGATTTCTAATTTCACTAATTGTGTTggtgctcaaaatggcccggccaatattgagtccaacttagtgattagatGTGCtgggtcttcagcagggaagagggctgaggcccttggtggAATAGGTTGGCGAGAAACCTGCAGAAGATAAAATAGGAGAAGCgatcgttaagcttcggacaccagtgtggtgccggcc
The window above is part of the Prunus dulcis chromosome 1, ALMONDv2, whole genome shotgun sequence genome. Proteins encoded here:
- the LOC117615037 gene encoding probable glycosyltransferase At5g03795, encoding MKPACLFLNKMPKLKRRLLLTGLLLLAVSSASWFAIFLLHSSEEQGSPSNLGRLSASPPTPHITLPVDSGPYHNWQLFAADFEDMIQSFKIYVYPTNYASSSFASSASIFLPHPNPFDPKLGNYFSEHMFKLSLLSSSLITTNPEKANLFFLPFSVNLLRNDPRVHSEPSIADFVARYTTSISQDFPFWNASLGSDHFYACCHSVCREASSKHVGLRNNAIQLTCSSSYFQRFYVTHKDVALPQVWPRPPQHALNPPHARDKLVYFAGRIQNSNIRQQLVDLWGNDTYMDIFPGQPSYPYEEGFRRSKFCLHVKGYEVNTARVSDAVHYGCVPVIISNHYELPFANVLDWSKFSVIVNNGDVALLKRTLLSITRRKYMSMYHNLCEVRRHFVWHETPKGYDSFYMTAYQLWLKRSSLRLSS